Genomic window (Propionibacteriaceae bacterium ZF39):
TTGTAGTCCTCGGAGCCGGCCCCGGCGGATATGTCGCCGCTATCCGCGCGGCCCAGCTCGGTCTCAAGACAGCGGTGGTCGAGAAGCGATATTGGGGCGGCGTGTGCCTCAATGTCGGCTGCATCCCCACCAAGTCGCTGCTTCGCAATGCGGAGCTCGCCCATATCGTCACCAAGCAGGCCAAGCTGTTCGGCATCAACGGCGATATCTCCGTGGACTACGGGGTGGCGCACAAGCGGTCCCGTGGTGTCGCTGATCGCATGGTCAAGGGCATCCACTTCCTCATGAAGAAGAACAAGATCACCGAGTTCGACGGCTGGGGCGAGTTCGTCGACGCGAAGACCATCAAGGTCTCCGGCGGCAAGGACGACGAGACCCTGACCGCCGACAACGTCATCATCGCGGCCGGCTCGGTGACCCGGATGCTGCCGGGTGTCGAGGTCAGCCAGAACGTGCAGACCTATGAGGAGCTGATCCTCGACAACGAGCTGCCCGGCTCGATCGTCATCGCCGGCTCGGGCGCTATCGGCATCGAGTTCGCCTATGTCCTCAACTCCTATGGCGTCGACGTGACCGTGGTCGAGTTCCTCGATCGCATCGTCCCCACCGAGGATCCCGAGGTGTCGGCGGAACTGGGGAAGGCCTACAAGAAGCTGGGCGTAAAGGTCATGACCTCCACCCGCGTGGAGTCGGTCGAGGACACCGGCTCGGGCGTACGCGTCACGGTCACCTCCGAGAAGGGTGGCGAGCAGGTCATCGAGGCTGATCGACTCCTGTCGGCCATCGGCTTCGCGCCCCGCACCGAGGGCTATGGGCTGGAGAACACCGGCGTCGAACTCACCGATCGGGGCGCAATCGCCATCGACGACTACATGCGCACCAACGTCGACGGCGTCTACGCGATCGGTGACGTCACCGGCAAGCTGATGCTCGCGCATACGGCCGAGGCGCAGGGTGTCGTGGCGGCCGAGACCATCGGCGGAGCCGAGACGATGCCGATCAACTACGACATGATCCCGCGCGCCACCTATTGCCAGCCCCAGATCGCCTCGTTCGGTTATACGGAGCAGCAGGCCAAGGACAAGGGCTACGAGGTCAAGGTCGGCAAGTTCCCGTTCACGGCCAACGGCAAGGCCCACGGCCTCGGCGATGCCGTCGGGTTCGTGAAAGTGGTCGCCGATGCCGAGCACCACGAGATCCTGGGCGCGTCGATGGTCGGCCCGGACGTGACCGAGCTCCTGCCCGAGCTGGTGCTCGCCCAGATGTGGGACCTGACCGCCGATGAGATCGGCCGCTCGATCCATGCCCACCCGACCCTGTCCGAGGCCATGAAGGAAGCGGTCCACGGCATTTCCGGCCACATGATCAACTTCTGATTTTTCTCGCGTACGCCGGGTCGGCGCCCCCGACCCGGCGTTCGCTTTCTCGGTCCGACATCGTCGCGGTCCGATGTCGTCGGGGTCAGGTGTCGTCGCCGCTGGGGCGTACCTCGGGGACGAGGAACTGGCGATGCGCCAGGTCGCGATAGAGAGCGCTGGTCTCCAGCAGCTCACTGTGCGTACCTACTCCGTCGACAGTCCCGCCGTCCAGCACGACGATCTGATCGGCGGCCCGGACGGTGGACAGCCGGTGGGCCACGACCACGAGGGTGCGCCGGCCTGCCGCCGCGGCAATGGCGTCGGTGATGAGCTGCTCGTTGCGGGAATCGACGCTGGCAGTCGGCTCGTCGAGTAGGAGCACGGGGGCATCGGTGAGGAGTACGCGGGCCAGCGCGAGGCGCTGACGCTCCCCACCGGACAGTTGCAGGCCGTGGTCCCCGAGCACCGAGTCGAGACCGTCGGCCGCCTCGAATCGCTCGTGCAGATTCACCCGGCGCAACACGTCCCGGCACTGCTCGTCGCTCGCCTCGGGGGCCGCCAGCAGGAGGTTGTCGCGGATGGTGCCGGCCAGGATAGGAGCCTGCTGCTCGACGTAGCCAAGGGTGCGGCGCAGGGCGGCCCGGTCGAGGTCGCGGATATCGACTCCGCCCAGCTCGATCCGTCCCGCATCGAGGTCATAGAAGCGCTCGACGAGCGACAACAGTGTGGACTTCCCCGACCCCGACGGGCCGACGATCGCGGTGGTGGTCCCGACGGGTACGCCGAATGAGACCTCCCGGAGCACCGGATGTCCGGGCCGGTAGGCGAAGCTCACCCGGTCGACGTTGAGGGCCGGCACAGCACCTCCCAGCACGGGGACCGCTGTGGCACCGCCGGGCGCCTCGGGATCGATGCCGAGTACGCCCTGGATCCGCTCCATCGCACCCATCGCCTCGCGCACGGACATGATCGCCCCGAAGATCTGGCCCAACGGCATGGCGACCATGAACAGGAAGAGCACGAACGACACCAGGTCGGCGACACTCAACGCGCCGCTCGCGACCCGGGCTCCGCCAATGCCGAGCACCGCGAGGAAGGCGATCTGGAGGGCGAGGCCCGTCACCGGACCCAGCACCGCCTGCACCCGAGCGATCCCGATGCCGTTGCGATAGGCATCGCGGGCCGCCTCGGAGAGTTCGCCCTCGATCCGGCCTTCGGCGTTGGACGCCCGGACGTGCGGATCGCCGACAGGGCACGCTCCAGGTCAGCACCCAGCCTGCCGACCGATTCCTGGGTGGCCATGCTGAGGCGCTGGATGCGTTCGGAGGTGATCAGGACCGCCGCCAGGGCGATGACGGTGACCACCAGGACGATCGCGAGCATCACGCCGTCGAGGAGCGCCATGGCCACGATCGAACCCACCAGCACGACCAAACCACCGACCGCGTCGACCAACCCGCCGTTGAAGGCGGACTGGATCTTGGTCGTGTCGGACCCGAGCCTGGACACCAGGTCGCCGGCCCGATGCTCGTCATAGGTCCGCACGGGAAGCCGCAACAGGCGCCCGATCAACCCCTGGCGGGTGAGCAGGACCGCCGATTCCGCGGTCCGGGCAAGGACATAGAGCTGGGCTGCAGCGAACAGCGCCGAGGCCACCAGCAGGACGGCGAGCCACCCCACGAGACCACCGATCGGTGCCTGCCCGATCGATCCGATGATGCGGTTGACGACCAGGGGCTGGGCCAGGCTCAGACCGGCCGCCCCCACCGACAGCACCAGGGCCAAGGCCAGTGCGCCCCGGTGGCGGGCCAGGAGCGTCCACAGCGCGCGCCCCGGGCGGACCTGATGGACAGTGGCTGTCATCAGCCCAGCGCCCTGGAGATGTCGTCGGCCTTGCCCCGCAGATAGAAGCCGCCGGCGAACGCGATGACCCGCGCTCTGACCATTCGGAGCAATCCGCCGCGGCGCACGGGGAAGTCATAGCGATAGCCGAGCTCGAGCCGGGTCCCGGGCCGCGCTCGAAGCCCTGTCTCGTCGGGCGCCTGCTCGGCGTACGCCCTCACCGCCTCGTCCACCGCGAGCGGGTCAACCCCGAGCCGGTTGAGCACCTCGTCGACGCCGGTAAGAGGGTCGACCCTCAGAGAGGTCCACAGGGCGACACTCGCGCCCTCCGGTGCACCATAGGAGACAGATTTCAGCAGCCGCAGCGCCCTTTCGGAGAACGCCACCTCACCGCGCTCCGACAGTGGCGGGATGGGGGCGTGGGGATCGGCGGACGTCACGTGTACGCCCAGGCCGGAGATTCGCTCGGCATGGATCGCGGCGAACGTACGCCGCACGTCTTCGGGCGTCACGCCGGCCTCCCGGAGAGCACTTGTGACCGGGCCGCCGAGCAGGACGAGGCCGAGGAGGAGGTGTTGGGTGGCCACATCGGGATGGCCCTGGCGGGCCCGTTCATCATCGGCGAGCACGGAGAGCCGCCGCATCCATTCGGCGTTGCGGAGCAGATTCATCGTCGTTCTCTCCTGGGGACGTTGATGGTCGGGTCGATGCGCTTGCTGTATTTCTTGTGCACCGCCTGGCGGGTCACCCCGAGCAATTCGGCAACCTCGGTCCAGGACAGACCGGCGCGCAGGGCCCCCTCGACCTGCCGGAATTCGAGGGTCTCCACGAGCAGCCGCAGCGAGGCCACGGCTTTCAACCCCTCAGTGGGGTGTGACAGGTCAGCGGCAGCGCTGGCGAGTTCTGCGGACTCCATGCTTAGCAATGTACGTTGACAGAGGGTCGCTATCAACCAAAGTTGCCAAACGCGATTACCACCCCCGCCCGGCGGACTCGGCGTACCCTGCGCCACAGTGGAACCCCACGGAGAAGGAACCCCGACGAAAGGAATCGCCATGGCCACCGCACTCGAGCTGCGCCGCCCACGGGACGACCGGATGATCGGGGGAGTGTGCGCCGCGCTCGGCCGGCGCTTCGGCATCGATTCACGCTGGGTCCGCGTCGCCTTCGTGGCCAGCCTGCTACTGCCCGGGCCGCAGGTGCTGATCTACCTCGTCGCCTGGATGGCGATTCCAAGCGAATAGTGACCCCTGATTCCGCATTTGCGTCTGGTATGTTCCTTGCGTGACGCAAATACGGATATCAATGGCAGCGAGCCTGCTGGGTGTCAGCGACGACACCCTGCGCCGCTGGGTCGACCAGGGACGACTCGAGGCCTCGACGGATGAGTCCGGTCGGCAAGCCGTGGACGGGGTCCGGCTGGCCGCGCTGGCCCAGGAGATCGCGGCTGATCACCCGGTCGATCAGCTCGATGACAGCGCGAGCGTGCGCTCGTCCCGCAATCACCTCACCGGTCTGGTCACCGGCGTGAAATCAGATCCGGTGATGAGCCAGGTCGAACTGCAGTGCGGGCGCTATCGGATCGTGTCGCTCATCTCCACCGAAGCGGTGGAGGAACTCGCCATCGAGGTCGGCTCCGTCGCCACCGCGGTCATCAAGGCCACGAATGTCTCCGTGGAGAGGAACCGCTCATGACCCGGGTGGTCCTGGCCCTCGTTGCCCTCGCTCTTGCCCTGACCGCCTGTGGCCAGTCGGGCCCGGCGAGCCCGGGCGTGAGCCCACGGTCGGAAACCTCGCCCACCTCATCGGGCCCGACCATCGTCTTTGCTGCGGCCTCGCTCAACAAGGCGTTCCCGGAAGCGGCCGGCGACCACGAGGTCTCCTTCTCCTTCGACGGCTCATCCGGGCTGGTCGACCAGCTCGTCGGTGGAGCGCCGGCCGATGTCTTCGCCTCCGCCGACAAGCGCAACATGGACAAGGCGGTCACCGCTGGCGTGATCGACGGTGACGCCATGATGTTCGCGACGAACTATCTGGTTCTGGTCGTGCCCGCCGGCAATCCCGCGGGGGTGACCGGCTTCGACGCGTCGCTCGACAAGGCGAAGCTGGTCGTGTGCGCACCCGAGGTGCCGTGTGGTGGTGCGACCCAGCGCGTCGCCGACAAGGCAGGGCTGGCGCTCAAACCCGTGTCGGAGGAATCCAGCGTCACCGACGTGCTCGGCAAGGTCACCTCCGGCGAGGCGGACGCCGGCATCGTCTATGCCACCGACGCTGCCCAGGCCGCCGACAGAGTCGAGGTTCTCGACATCGCGGGCGCCAAGGACGATCCGAACACCTATTGGATCGCGAAGGTCAAGAACGCGCCCGACTCCGCCGGCGCCGACGCCTTCATCGACAGGATCCTCAGTGCGTCCGGCCAGGACTCCCTCTCCACGTTCGGGTTCGGCCCGCCGCAGTGATCCGGGCCCGATCTGTGACGTCTGTTCCCAGATGGACCTGGCTTCCGCTGGGTCTCACCCTCGCGCTGCTGGGCGTACCCCTCGTGGGACTCCTGGTCCGCGCCAACTGGGCCGAGCTGCCGACACTGCTCGCGTCGGACCGGGCGCGGGATGCGCTGACACTCAGCCTGGCCACCTGCGCGGTGTCGACGTTGTTCGTGCTCGTGCTGGGCGTACCCACCGCCCTCGTCCTGGCCAGGTCCACCGGTCGGTGGGCCCACGCCGCCCGGACCCTCGTCACCGTGCCCATGGTCCTGCCACCCGTCGTGGCGGGCCTGGCCCTGTTGACCACGTTCGGGCGGCGCGGACTGATCGGGTCCCACCTGTCGGTTCTCGGCATCGAGATCGGTTTCACGACCGTGGCCGTCGTCGTGGCCCAGACGTTCGTGGCGCTGCCCTTCCTGGTGATCTCCCTGGAGGGGGCGCTGCGCACGAGCGGAGCGGACTTCGAGCGCGCGGCCGGTTTCCTGGGCGCGGGTCCGACCCGCGCCTTCGTCACCGTCACGGTTCCCATGGCCGCGCCCGCGCTGGCTTCGGGGGCGGCGCTGTCGTTCGCACGGGCACTGGGGGAGTTCGGCGCTACGCTGACGTTCGCCGGCTCACTGCAGGGCGTCACCCGAACCCTGCCGCTCGAGATCTATCTGCTGCGGGAGTCCGATTCTGAGTTGGCCCTCGCCCTCGCGGTCGTGCTGCTCGCGGTGGCCGGGATCGTGGTGGGCCTGGCGACGCGCCTGCATGCCTGGGGTACGCATGGGTGACGCTGCCAGGATCGACGCGGTCGTCGAACGGCGTGGGGTCAGCCTGGAGCTGGGCCTCCGCAGCGGCGCCACGACCGCTCTGATCGGACCCAACGGAGCGGGCAAGTCCACCTGCGTCCAGCTGATCGGCGGCGCCCTCCGGCCCGACTCCGGGCACGTCAGCATCGGCGACCGGATTGTCGCGGGCCCGCGTACGCTCGTCCCGGCCCACCAGCGCCGTATCGGCTATCTCGACCAGCGCCCGCTGCTGTTTCCCCACCTGTCGGTTCTCGACAATGTGGCCTACGGCCCGCGCTCCCGGGGCATCCCGCGGGCCACCGCACTGGAGCGAGCCCGAGCCGAGCTGGCGGCCGTCGGCATGGACCAGCTCGCCGAACGACGGCCTCGAGCTCTGTCCGGCGGGCAGTCCCAACGCGTCGCGATCGCCCGCGCCCTCGCGATCGATCCCGAGATCGTTCTGCTCGACGAACCGTTCGCGGCCCTGGATGCGGCCAGCACCCCCGAGCTGCGGCGCCTCCTGCGGGAGCGACTGGCGGAGGTGACCACGCTCCTGGTCACCCATGACCTGCTCGACGTGCTGGCCCTCGCCGACGAGCTGGTGGCCCTGGAGGCCGGGCGCGTCGTCGCGCAGGGGAGTGTCGACGACGTCCTGACCGCCCCGGCCACCGCTTTCGTGGCCGACTTCGTGGGTGTCAACCTGCTCCACGGGGTGGCCGTCGACGCCTCCGCCCTGCAGCTGGACGACGGCCCCGTGCTCATGGGTGTGGGCGAACTCCCACCGGGTGAGCCCGCGCGCGCCACCATCGCGCCGGATGCCGTCAGCCTGCACCGGGCGGCCCCCGGGGGCAGTCCCCGCAACGCCCTCGAGGGCGTGGTCGTCGCGCTCGACTCCCGTGGCCCGGTCGTCGGCGTGGGCGTACGCCTCGGCAGTCAGGTCCTGCGCGCCGACCTGACGGCCGCCTCCGTCGCCGAGCTGGGCCTGGTCCCGGGCGAGCGGGTCGTCATGGTGGTCAAGGCCACCCAGGTGCACCTTCATCCCGCCGACGGCAGTGGGCTGGCCCGGTGAGGACCCCCGACGCATAGTGGAGGGGTACGCCCACGCCACGACCGTTCGCCTGCTGGTGAGGAGCACCCCTATGTCGGTGGAACGTTGTGTAATGGACGGGTCCGTTCGACGATAGGAGTCCGGTGACCAGCGCCGACCAGGCCAAGACCGACGGGGAACAGCCCGGAATGCCGGAGACCCCGGATCGCACCTCCGGCGTGATCGGCGCGCCACTCATGATCGTCTGGACCGCCATCGGGCTCGCGGTGGTCGCCGTGCTGATGGGCGCGCGCTATCAGAGTCTCCTGCCGCCCCTGCGCGGGCGGGAGGGTGCCGACGGGCTCACCAACCACCTCACGGCAGTCGTCGATCTCGGCGCCCAGCTGTCCATGCTCGCGTCGTTCGCGCTGTTGCTCGCGGCCACGTTCTATTCGACAGGCCTCCGACGCCATCACGAGCTGGGGGAGCGCGGTCGCCGGTTCGTCCGCGCGGCCGGGTCGACCGCCGCCCTCTGGTTCAGCTTCAGCCTCCTGATGATTCCGCTCACCGCCGGTGAGAACAACGGGGTATCACTGCTGACCGTGGCCCAGTCCTTGTCCCCGTTCATCGCGGCGACCCAGCCGGCCCAGGCCTGGTTCGCCCCTGCGGTCATCGCCCTCATCATCACGCTGACCGCCCGCCGGATCCGCCGCGTCGGCGCGGTCGTGCTGGCGCTGCTCCTCGGCCTCGCGTGGCAACTCGCACCTGTGGTGACCGGCAACGTCTCCGTCGGCGCAGACCACGACTTCGGCACCGACGCCGCCATCTGGGCCAGCCTCGCTGCCTGCGTGGCGGTGGCCAGCGCGGCCGCGGCCCTGATCACGGTCGAATCCGACCAGGACACCGTGCGTGGCCGCCGGGTCCTGTGGACCCTCGCCGTCGCCGCCACCGTCGTGGTGGCCGGGCGGATCGTGGTGGGGTGGTATGAACTGGCGGGCACCTCCCCACTCGCGACCGGCTACGGCCTGTTCACCCTCGGCATCATCGTCCTCTGGGCGCTGATCGCGCTCCGGGCCTGGTTCGGGCTCCGCCGGGGCGTACGCTCGCGGGTCTCGCTCGGCGTGGACGTCGCGCTAGGCGTGTTGGCCGTGGGGCTGCAGACCGCGACCGCCCATATGGCGCCCCCGCGCTTCCTCGTGCCCCAGCCGTCCGCCCAGATCAACTTCCTCGGCTATGAGATCAACGAGGCGCCCGCTATGGCGGCGCTGATCCTGCCCGGGCGACCCAACCTGTTGCTCGTGACCATGTCCGTGGCGGCCCTCATCCTCTATGTGGCCGCCCACATCATCCTGGCCCGCCGCAAGATCGACTGGCCGATCGGGCGGACCATCTCGTGGGTCCTCGGCTGGAGCCTGCTGCTGTGGATCGGCTCCGCGGGCGTGTGGGCCTATTCGGGTGCGGCATTCAGCTATCACATGCTCGTCCACATGACCGTGAACATGATCATCCCGGTCCTCATCGTCCTGGGCGCGCCGATCACCCTGGCCCTGCGCGTGCTGCCGACCCAGCCGGAGAGCGAGCCGATGGGCCTGCGTGACCTCATCAACGGGTTGCTCAACTGGAAGCCGCTCGAATACCTGATGCACCCGGTCGTCATCGGCATCAACTTCATCGGGTCGGCGTACGCGATCTATCTGAGCGGCCTGTTCGAGTTCCTGATGCGCTATCACTGGGGCCACCAGCTGATGACGCTTCACTTCATCATCAGTGGGTTGCTCTTCTTCGGGCTCATCGTCGGCGCGGATCGCAACCCCAAGGAACTACCCCATGTCGCCAAGCTGGGCTTCCTGTTCGCGGCCATGCCGTTCCACGCCTTCTTCGCCGTGATCCTCCTGAGCTCCGAGGGGATCATCGGAGCGAACTTCTACAACGGGCTCGACGTGGCTTGGATGACCGATCTGTACGCCGACCAGCAGATGGGCGGGCAATACACCTGGGCCATCGGTGAGATCCCGATGCTGATGGTGGTCATCGCCCTGGTGTTCCAGTGGTTCGCCCAGGACAGCCGCGAGGCGAAGCGGAAGGATCGCGCCATGGATGAGGGCCTCGACGACTCCTACGAGGCCTACAACGAGATGCTGCGCAAGTTGGCCGAAAGGTCGGATCGATGAGCGCCGAGGTCTCCGACCAGGCCACCGCGACACCCCAGATCGAGCTGGCCGTCGGAGGCATGACCTGTGCGGCCTGTGCCACCCGCATCGAGAAGAAGCTCAACAAGCTCGACGGTGTCACCGCCAGCGTGAACTACGCGACGGAACGCGCGGTCGTGTCCGGCGGGGTGTCCGCCGACGACCTGATCGAGGTCGTCAGGAAAGCGGGCTATTCCGCCATCGAGGCAACAGGTGATGACTCCGAAGTCGGCCGGATCTCCGCCGACCGGGTCAGCTCCCTGCGCCGCCGGCTCGCGGTGGCCGCCATCCTGACGATTCCCCTCGGCAACCTCGCCATCGTGCTGGCCCTCGTGCCCTCGCTGCGCTTCCCGCTGTGGGAATGGCTCTGC
Coding sequences:
- the lpdA gene encoding dihydrolipoyl dehydrogenase — its product is MSAHFDVVVLGAGPGGYVAAIRAAQLGLKTAVVEKRYWGGVCLNVGCIPTKSLLRNAELAHIVTKQAKLFGINGDISVDYGVAHKRSRGVADRMVKGIHFLMKKNKITEFDGWGEFVDAKTIKVSGGKDDETLTADNVIIAAGSVTRMLPGVEVSQNVQTYEELILDNELPGSIVIAGSGAIGIEFAYVLNSYGVDVTVVEFLDRIVPTEDPEVSAELGKAYKKLGVKVMTSTRVESVEDTGSGVRVTVTSEKGGEQVIEADRLLSAIGFAPRTEGYGLENTGVELTDRGAIAIDDYMRTNVDGVYAIGDVTGKLMLAHTAEAQGVVAAETIGGAETMPINYDMIPRATYCQPQIASFGYTEQQAKDKGYEVKVGKFPFTANGKAHGLGDAVGFVKVVADAEHHEILGASMVGPDVTELLPELVLAQMWDLTADEIGRSIHAHPTLSEAMKEAVHGISGHMINF
- a CDS encoding ABC transporter ATP-binding protein, whose amino-acid sequence is MQAVLGPVTGLALQIAFLAVLGIGGARVASGALSVADLVSFVLFLFMVAMPLGQIFGAIMSVREAMGAMERIQGVLGIDPEAPGGATAVPVLGGAVPALNVDRVSFAYRPGHPVLREVSFGVPVGTTTAIVGPSGSGKSTLLSLVERFYDLDAGRIELGGVDIRDLDRAALRRTLGYVEQQAPILAGTIRDNLLLAAPEASDEQCRDVLRRVNLHERFEAADGLDSVLGDHGLQLSGGERQRLALARVLLTDAPVLLLDEPTASVDSRNEQLITDAIAAAAGRRTLVVVAHRLSTVRAADQIVVLDGGTVDGVGTHSELLETSALYRDLAHRQFLVPEVRPSGDDT
- a CDS encoding ABC transporter transmembrane domain-containing protein, which gives rise to MTATVHQVRPGRALWTLLARHRGALALALVLSVGAAGLSLAQPLVVNRIIGSIGQAPIGGLVGWLAVLLVASALFAAAQLYVLARTAESAVLLTRQGLIGRLLRLPVRTYDEHRAGDLVSRLGSDTTKIQSAFNGGLVDAVGGLVVLVGSIVAMALLDGVMLAIVLVVTVIALAAVLITSERIQRLSMATQESVGRLGADLERALSAIRTSGRPTPKAGSRANSPRRPAMPIATASGSLGCRRCWVR
- a CDS encoding Clp protease N-terminal domain-containing protein; the encoded protein is MNLLRNAEWMRRLSVLADDERARQGHPDVATQHLLLGLVLLGGPVTSALREAGVTPEDVRRTFAAIHAERISGLGVHVTSADPHAPIPPLSERGEVAFSERALRLLKSVSYGAPEGASVALWTSLRVDPLTGVDEVLNRLGVDPLAVDEAVRAYAEQAPDETGLRARPGTRLELGYRYDFPVRRGGLLRMVRARVIAFAGGFYLRGKADDISRALG
- a CDS encoding PspC domain-containing protein, whose protein sequence is MATALELRRPRDDRMIGGVCAALGRRFGIDSRWVRVAFVASLLLPGPQVLIYLVAWMAIPSE
- a CDS encoding TOBE domain-containing protein, producing the protein MAASLLGVSDDTLRRWVDQGRLEASTDESGRQAVDGVRLAALAQEIAADHPVDQLDDSASVRSSRNHLTGLVTGVKSDPVMSQVELQCGRYRIVSLISTEAVEELAIEVGSVATAVIKATNVSVERNRS
- the modA gene encoding molybdate ABC transporter substrate-binding protein — encoded protein: MTRVVLALVALALALTACGQSGPASPGVSPRSETSPTSSGPTIVFAAASLNKAFPEAAGDHEVSFSFDGSSGLVDQLVGGAPADVFASADKRNMDKAVTAGVIDGDAMMFATNYLVLVVPAGNPAGVTGFDASLDKAKLVVCAPEVPCGGATQRVADKAGLALKPVSEESSVTDVLGKVTSGEADAGIVYATDAAQAADRVEVLDIAGAKDDPNTYWIAKVKNAPDSAGADAFIDRILSASGQDSLSTFGFGPPQ
- a CDS encoding ABC transporter permease; translated protein: MTSVPRWTWLPLGLTLALLGVPLVGLLVRANWAELPTLLASDRARDALTLSLATCAVSTLFVLVLGVPTALVLARSTGRWAHAARTLVTVPMVLPPVVAGLALLTTFGRRGLIGSHLSVLGIEIGFTTVAVVVAQTFVALPFLVISLEGALRTSGADFERAAGFLGAGPTRAFVTVTVPMAAPALASGAALSFARALGEFGATLTFAGSLQGVTRTLPLEIYLLRESDSELALALAVVLLAVAGIVVGLATRLHAWGTHG
- a CDS encoding ATP-binding cassette domain-containing protein, whose protein sequence is MGDAARIDAVVERRGVSLELGLRSGATTALIGPNGAGKSTCVQLIGGALRPDSGHVSIGDRIVAGPRTLVPAHQRRIGYLDQRPLLFPHLSVLDNVAYGPRSRGIPRATALERARAELAAVGMDQLAERRPRALSGGQSQRVAIARALAIDPEIVLLDEPFAALDAASTPELRRLLRERLAEVTTLLVTHDLLDVLALADELVALEAGRVVAQGSVDDVLTAPATAFVADFVGVNLLHGVAVDASALQLDDGPVLMGVGELPPGEPARATIAPDAVSLHRAAPGGSPRNALEGVVVALDSRGPVVGVGVRLGSQVLRADLTAASVAELGLVPGERVVMVVKATQVHLHPADGSGLAR
- a CDS encoding cytochrome c oxidase assembly protein translates to MTSADQAKTDGEQPGMPETPDRTSGVIGAPLMIVWTAIGLAVVAVLMGARYQSLLPPLRGREGADGLTNHLTAVVDLGAQLSMLASFALLLAATFYSTGLRRHHELGERGRRFVRAAGSTAALWFSFSLLMIPLTAGENNGVSLLTVAQSLSPFIAATQPAQAWFAPAVIALIITLTARRIRRVGAVVLALLLGLAWQLAPVVTGNVSVGADHDFGTDAAIWASLAACVAVASAAAALITVESDQDTVRGRRVLWTLAVAATVVVAGRIVVGWYELAGTSPLATGYGLFTLGIIVLWALIALRAWFGLRRGVRSRVSLGVDVALGVLAVGLQTATAHMAPPRFLVPQPSAQINFLGYEINEAPAMAALILPGRPNLLLVTMSVAALILYVAAHIILARRKIDWPIGRTISWVLGWSLLLWIGSAGVWAYSGAAFSYHMLVHMTVNMIIPVLIVLGAPITLALRVLPTQPESEPMGLRDLINGLLNWKPLEYLMHPVVIGINFIGSAYAIYLSGLFEFLMRYHWGHQLMTLHFIISGLLFFGLIVGADRNPKELPHVAKLGFLFAAMPFHAFFAVILLSSEGIIGANFYNGLDVAWMTDLYADQQMGGQYTWAIGEIPMLMVVIALVFQWFAQDSREAKRKDRAMDEGLDDSYEAYNEMLRKLAERSDR